TATAAATGTTCTAATGTTTTGCCTTGATATTGTCGTATAAGACAGCCACATGGGCTGTCAATACCTCGCTTGTCCTCTAATTGCTACATCATTGATATGTACTTCTGTAATGATTGcctcaaaagttttcaaaaataataatttttttaaaaagtttgtcatgaaccttttttttttttttttttttaattatttcaaaacattgttgcataattattccttatttttgtattccttcataatatttatgtaaaataataaattattggttaaatatttttataggtaaAATCATCACTCTGTGTACTTATTCAGCATAACTTTTGTGAATTTGTGGAAACTGAAAAAGGCCATGTTGAATATGCAATGAAACAAGAAAGTGTGCTACGATTGTTGCATTATGAACGATATGCTTATTGTTCACAACTGCTGtaagttttatgtttttatttgaatttcaataacattttctcCTTTTGACTTTGTTAGTgatgtttcctatttttttatattttttatcattcacaTTACATATGCGTttgaattcatcaaaattatataaatatctgtcTTTTTTCTTCCAAGAAAACTCTTGCAACAGGCTGTAAAAATATCAACACAGTTATCTTTGAAAAAAGtgatataatatgatataaaagtgatatttatatgtttaaaatttgtattaaaaaaactggATTGGTAATTAACCAACTGGTgctttctttgtctttttttttttttttgactactACCTATCTTCTGCTTTGCTTttcacattattaattttaacctTCCAGCAGGTATGTTATATTTACCAACCGGAATGCATGTATTTCTCtgatgtattattataaaatataactttttaagaggctatttattaaaattagattgtaattgggtaaaattttataatatcaattattttaagcaatttttatttgaaaaatagtggaaagaatgtaattataaaacacaaaaacaatataaaatgaattggGAATAAACTGACTgacttgaaaataaatgaaattgccagtaatccaaatgaaatatttatatttgtaatacaaaacTGTAGACATATTATATATGAAAGCCAAAAGTCAATTTCATATTCACTTCATTGCAATCTGAATAGATATGCTTAACTGCTCCAAAcataaaatttctgcaaaatctGACATCTAAATCTTGCAGTTCTAGTATGCTTGTCGTTTTTGcagatttcctttttattattattattctttgttgaacatattttttataagaatgttcACCAATAATTGTAGGTATTTCTTTCTTAgcagattttctttattattttttaaagcaacatataagaaagaaaatacaatgaaaacttCTGTCAGTGGTTATACATATCTCTGAAATGTTAATACCAAATTTAcagaattcaattaatttcttgaatttctaaTGTTGACTAATAGTTCAACAGATGGAGCCGCAAGAATAGTCAATGTCATGCTTTCATGGCATCCTGTGGTAAAGtgatacaaaacaaaattctccTTTTGTCTAACTCTCACATATGAGCAACATCTGAAAGATTAGAGCTTTTTGCTTTTTACTGAATTACCAATTTAATATGATctactttatctttttttttttttcccttcaaatttttcattcaaatgaaagttgattcattattatttagaaattaattcggATAAGaatcattgtaattaaaaaaaataggttcTTATCTAttagtgttaaatatttttttgtgctaTTTCATCCCCTAGCTTTTAATTTTGCAGTTTCTGTGCTATTTTAAGCTAGTGTTATTGGATTGATtggtaaaaagaagaaaattgggGCTTAGAAACCTGTCATCAATATAAGCAAAACAATtaatctaagaattttttaaaaatagattttaaatggtagttattaattatatttaaaatagaaaaaggttATATGCATAAgcattcaagaatatttttttaactaataaaaaataaaaattatttacttgtaaatagagcatttagatgttttttttttgtttgtttgttttcccccttttttcaatttcatcattttaatctgAGTAAtccattatttatcattatttttaccatttgtaatttttatattttctaaatgaggttttctttcttaataatatatttaattggttttttcttttttaaatatttactcaacAGATTTGGTGACCCAGCTGATCTGTTAGTTGAAGAAATACTTATTCATGGGAAACTAACTATGAGCGAAGCAATTCTGAAAGTTGTTGAACGATTACAAGATGCAAAGGATACAACTGGAGTTGGtaatatgcattattaatttcatttttgatgaaaGCCTGATTTTCATTTATGCTttcattaactttataaaaataaaagaagcttgctttaatgaattttgctgttttgaaattttaatgttcatgttttattattttttaataattcttcattttattttcttattattattttgtccatctaatatttttacaatggGCATTACAGATTATTCTACTGAAGAAGTATGTCAAAAATTTAGATTGCTCATTGAAAATCATTATCTAATTCGTTGCCCATATTCTCAAAGTACCGAAGATAAAAAGATACCAAATCTTTCCATTAcagaaaatgaaatgtttgttaTTCCAAAGGTATGTTACTTTTATCTTACCTATCAACTCTGAGTTGTagcattttaagaataatttagcTAGAAGgacttttcattttgaaattatataagggctattttgatatgaaatgattaaaaattgtcaGATGATTAATGCTTATTTGGTCACTTAGTTTATGATCCAcaatactttaatatatataaagtctATGTACACagttaaattaaatctaaaaacagATTGTCACTATCTATATAGTAGTTTCAAACAATCTcctatcatttatatttataacattaaatggtgtctttcaaatatttcttaaatataacattaaaagttatttagaaataaaatggatTGATATTTTTGAACAGATGTTTATTGACACCTTAAATATATTTGGCAACTGAGACTCAAGTATTTAAGGCTttagtttagaatttttcatacgttgtttcttctttcttttctaagTCATGTCAATggtaattaaatttctgatttttttatgaaaaatctgaatgaactcttattaaaatcaaatactcTTTCctcttatgtaattttttttccagtaaacTGATagtcaagtgattttttttgttttttttgtctaAGTATATGTTTTTAACtccatgatatatatatacacacacaatattttaaaaatttggaaaattcctTGAATGTATTTATAGTATAAGGTATATCTTTTAGAAATGTGTGGCTATATCTCTTTGAAGCAAGAGAATTAATCAGTTTTGCTTGCTTACTtgtttaattatcattatattctaAAGATAATGCCTTTTGTTAATAAATGACCCTgtgttttatttccatattttgtctttatttgaAACCtataaatgcactttttaaatgtaagaatattaatattttgactgtttttaaatgtaaatgacaCAGtacatttagaaaaatcattgttatatattttttgcatttccaaatttttctaattatttaatcttatagATCAATATGGCTTTATTAGAAGTGAATCCAAGTGAAGAACAAGCAGCAAAACgtccgaaaattgaatttcctGATAGTGAAATTTATTGGAGGATAAATTTTGATAGGTTTCAACAttattttaggtaattttttgttcctttaataaacagatactaatttttttactagtggtttttattataaatcttttaaaattctcagatattttaaatattttagaatgaattttattttatgcaatattgtacatatttttaaactctATTTTATGTTAAGGATTTTTCTTGTTCACTCTGTCCTATGTCCATCCAAATGTTCAAATATGTTGCATTTCCATAATggcagtgattttttttctatcaagtaattttatgaattgtTGCTTTAAATTTGCAATCTGATTAACATGGTTTGCttgttaatgcatattttataaaattacttttttctttagattttttaaaaaagaaaaattgatttattgtgCATTTATAAATCCATGGCTTAGTAATTGTATGCGAGGTAAGATAGATATTGATGCTAAAGGCACTAATCTTATGAGTTGTCATCAGAACAAAACATTAGTGCGTGTATACttgcatcattttttatatgaaatatattaaagggaagaaaaattaatttcatgtccTGGATGCCATCTATATGTACTAAACCACTGATAAGAACTGgggtgaaaaatttatattatgccTCAAGCTCCTGTTACCTTCATTTAATCATTGGCTTTAGTTTCGTGATATTAATCAtatgcattaatattatttattgttagctctttgcaattcaaaatattttatattgactaACGAATCTGTGGTCAGATACAAAATTTAAAGTcactataataaaatatgaagttagTTTTCCCTATGGAAGTTATATGTACACAGTAATTAAATTATgagaataattaatgtttttattttatttggaataatgatatgaaattcagaaaaattattcaatagcTTTGTTTTGGCCCTTGATAGCTCGGCTTTTAGAAAACtcaatcatataaaaatgaaacacaaactcttGAACTGTATCTCTGTTCCTTTATTCTCAACACTCCCAACACACCCTCTCTCTGGAATTCACACATACACTCAAAAGGTTATATGATTTCACCACTTGGTGGCGCTACAAAATTAGTAGGCGGAGCGTTTTGCTGACTTATTGGCCCCAACAAGcttgctttaaaaattgaaaattatttaaatttatttatgattctaaaaattttaaataattaataaaaataactaattttattttaagcaaatcaactgttaaagttacattgaatttggataaaaattatgaattaagaaaTCTAATGCATTATGTAAGTTTAAAATGATACTTCATCTAAGAGAAATATCcttcaaaaatgtatgattttaaataaattattttcttgtcaatcttctaataataaattttatgtgtgaaatttcttttgaactaTTGTTTAACAAAAGGGCAATTATTTTGAACTATAGTTCTAGGCCTGAAATTTCCatgaatgattataaattacaACAGTTACttcttttgtatatgattttttttattacaacaaagtgattttaaataatagaatataatagcTTTaaactgtagtttttttttaattgttccgaatgcattttggaacttttattaaatattaaaataacttttagacttacttatttctaaaaatattttatttttttattaaaaaaagtttttttatcattttggttttaaaattcaattatattaaaaaaaaatttagtactttTTTGTATAGATTTCTCAAATTACCATTCCATTATATGTCTTTTGTTTTCGAATGACAGTTTACCTTAAGGGGCCTGCATTCCATATGAtgaaaattgctaatttaaataataagtaaataattttatttgtaaattgtacAGATtctactgcaattttttttacagagaTGAAGCTATTATTTCAGCTTGTGCTAGTCATTTTGACGACAAATCGGCAGATGTAATAAAAGCGATATTATATGAAGCTGATCTGAAGTTGAGAACATTATCTCCTACAACAAATCCTATTCAGTATTATGATATTGTGAAGAGATTATCTGCAATTAGTACTGTTAAATCCTCAGTATGTATTGTACAAATCTTTCattgttactttattttattattgccatattttgtgaatttaatgtataaaaaagtaatattgaatatttgtttttaaaagccaTGAATTGATAATAGCATGATGAAATTTTAAGTCACTAACAGTTCTCTGGAAATTCAGAGTCATGAACAGTTTTTGCTTATttcctattattaatttttgtgcatATCAATGAACTGatgtgttaatttttatatttaatattaaaatttaagtttgcaTCAGAtccaaaatcttatatttaaatttaaaatttgtttattatgtactgtgtttctttaataatatttacataatataaaatattacaatactaaaacattctttttttgaaaaattatttacaccACTGTAACTAattcattttgaagttaaacTTTCAGCatcaaaattgattaattttaaacccaaaatgtttggaaaagttttaaaaaacatttttttttttttttaggtcaATCAAATATTATGTTCTATGCTCACTCATAGTCAAgtgagtaattaaataatttttgtatctgTATTGCAGGAATTAAATGGCCTGCTTGTTAATTTATGTGAAGGTACAAGAAGTTTTATTTCCAAAGCTGATGATCGAGGAAATGGTATGTATGttgtaaacatttttagaattctgcAGAAGATAGTTGAAGAAATTGCAGCATCTGTGATACGAGATGGCTTTGGATCAAAGTGTGCAAGAATATTCaggtataataaaaattttaaccaattttgAGAATATTGCAAAGATTTAATAAAGGTTTGATTTAAGTTAATGTGTACTTTGTAATGCATGATTGAATTTCTAATAAGTTCTtattcttatgatatttttttttacaaattttgaatgataaaatatgttattaaaagttaaaagaatgtTTGATTGATTACCTATTAGGCTGCAATTCAGTGAGACAGTCagcaaattgattttaatattttttataaggaaaaattgtaacatttttctaAGAATGATAAGAATGCAGcaggtttatttaattttatgtctagCTGGTACAAATTTTGTGCCaataaaaagttagaatttcatttcttttgcaaaaataatatattcagtcACACTATAGATAGTTTTATTTGCTAATCCTAATGCAAATTCCTAATCCTAATTCTGTTTACAACTGACAAGTTTATTGtcaatataaaaattccaaaatatatatgcagTGACAGCGGACAAGAAATTGGCAAAATCACAAGATCTTTTCTTTTAACATCttgaaaaaaagatgcaaaaaggGAATCATTTTCCTGTTTTATCAGATAAAATCTCCATCTTTAAATAATTCATGTCTCGTGCACCCATGAActagagtgtgtgtgtgtgtgtgtgtgtgtgtatgttttcttttaagaggttaaaaattttctttcaagctTATAaacattgattgattgattgattaaacattgagatttgatttttaatccgaaaaataaatgcaaacacttctttcaattttatatagaattcttTTGGATAAAAAAGTATTAGAACCAAAACAGATAGAAGAACTTGCTATGCTTCATCCAAAAGAtactaaagaatttattttcaaattgattgaAGAAAATTATGTGTTATCTCATgtaagtgatatttattttttttatgttatttgaaactAGTTTCATATATGTTGAACGATTTATTTATGTAGTtgatttttcatgataaataattatctataaaaaactttttccttggttatttttaaatcaatattcaggttataaaatatgacatttcttatttacaaaagtgtaaaaagttgtttttatttaaaaattagttccccccccataaaatcaattaatatatttttatttttactgcatcATGGTTGTGTttgtagtaattaaaattatttcacaactTTACCATGCTAATTAGCGATATAGGACCTATATTCTCTGTAATTCAGTATTTGTAACaccatttttgaatattaattttaattatatgtataaaaattctaaataattaatttcaggtATTAAGgtctttaaataaacaattatttgaagGATACCGTGAGACATGTTTAATTAGACAATAATACTATAAATTCAGAATTCGATCCTTTATACCCAAATAAACATGTGTCAGTTTCTTATGTGTTTTGAGATTTCTTTATGCTATAATAAATTGTTAccatgcattaaaaaaagtgtGTGAATGATGTTTTATCGTTCATTAGTGCTTCAGTGCATATTATTACCAATGCACCAGATGAAGagtaaatgcaatataaaattgtttcagcATTTTTCCATAATCAAAGACCCCAAACAACTTTTGATTTATAGGTAACATTACCAAAGTATGGAAGAATTAATTGTAACTTCTCATAGAAATGGGACATCTGATGATAGAAGTAATTAGAACATTGGTCTAGGATCTTGTTCACACTATTTACTACCTTTTGAACAATTAACGATAATTTGTCTTCAGAGTGTAGAGACATGGAATGAGGAGTGTTACAAGAAACATTCATTTTATCTTGATGGAGAATCAAATTAATTTGACTTGGAAAACTTTAGCATTTCTTTCCTCTATAGTAATGCTTACTTATACCTAGttcactttcaaatgaaatttatttcattgcccTTTACAATCCAAATCCTCCAGCTTTTAATTTTGCAGTATTTGCTGAACTGAAAAAAGCTTTGGGGTGTCTGTGATTCCAATCAAACTTTGATATGATATATGCAGTTCATTGTTTCCAGAAAACTCCCAGAATTTTTTGCATTTACTCACTTGGTATTTATAGATCAATAtttacaaatgcattaaaaattgttgttacattaaagtttttcattttattaactcattatttattgcatgatcctgttatttttattgctgtatatttattttctaggCTGACATTTTACTTTCTTGTCAGCTAATGTATTCTTGTATTAACTTCTAAACAATGtgctaaaaaaatgcatattgaaaagttactgtaaaattttctttttttttataggaatTACCAAAAGGTTCAGATTTTTCCCATgggcaaatattttatcttttacgcATTGACATGAATCaggtaacaatttttttcttttataaatgcgGTAATCTATATCTCAATTTCTAAGAAATAccttaattttgtataatttcttaaaaagtatatatagtaAGGATATCTAATTACATcagatatcttaaaattttaaattatcttcccATGCTTTCAACTCACATTTTTAAGtaacttctgttttattttatgtaccATGAATAACAATAACTAGGAGTAATATACTCCATTATGTGCAATTTCCTGTTTTGTTTcatctgttaaaatatttcaatttattaaaattcatttgctaatatatatatgtatataatgataccttttaatctaatttaaatcataattaatttcccaatttttatcttaatttactccatattaacttcattgtaaagtgt
Above is a genomic segment from Argiope bruennichi chromosome 1, qqArgBrue1.1, whole genome shotgun sequence containing:
- the LOC129981307 gene encoding DNA-directed RNA polymerase III subunit RPC3-like: MSETLTSLCSVLLREYFGEIVQQVGTFLMKQVSSCPLIWIRISIGLPLDKVKSSLCVLIQHNFCEFVETEKGHVEYAMKQESVLRLLHYERYAYCSQLLFGDPADLLVEEILIHGKLTMSEAILKVVERLQDAKDTTGVDYSTEEVCQKFRLLIENHYLIRCPYSQSTEDKKIPNLSITENEMFVIPKINMALLEVNPSEEQAAKRPKIEFPDSEIYWRINFDRFQHYFRDEAIISACASHFDDKSADVIKAILYEADLKLRTLSPTTNPIQYYDIVKRLSAISTVKSSELNGLLVNLCEGTRSFISKADDRGNGMYVVNIFRILQKIVEEIAASVIRDGFGSKCARIFRILLDKKVLEPKQIEELAMLHPKDTKEFIFKLIEENYVLSHELPKGSDFSHGQIFYLLRIDMNQVCRMLLERCYQALFNLVTCSEAQYQENKRLLEKKQRIDAIVASLRINGAEEEQIEEVQQIISQPEEAVITKVSHVTQKIDSSQIQLAEMISILSIWLDYTKIK